GGAACAGGGTAATGTCCAGGCCGCTTTTCAGCACCTGCTCCACCGCTCTGGGATCCCGGGAAAAATTGGCTTCCTCCTCCGGGTCCCCCGGATCTTCCCACAGGTTGCCTCCCACGATCCAGACCCTGTCGATCCGGCTTTTGATGTCCGGATCCTGGAGCAGATCCGCCAGGGTGGATAAGGGCCCGGTGGCAAGGTAGGTGATGTGGTGTCGCTGTTTCAGCTGTTTTTTCGTCAGTGCCAGGTCGCCGCTGCTTTCCATCTGGTTTCTGGACAGGCCCAGCTTCTTCCGCCAGGCTTCCGAGATACCATACAGCCCGTCTTCTCCGTTGAAGCCGTCCTTCCCGTTCTTCCACTTCTTTCCCTTATAGGGACGATCCGCACCGGGCAGCACGGTCACTTTCATATCCAGGGCCCGGGTGACCAGCGCTGCATTGGCATAGGTCTGCTTTTCCGGTGCATTGCCGAAGGTAGACAGCACCAGGTCGGGCACCTTCCCGTTCTGTTTCAGCAGGAACAGGGCAAAGGCATCATCACTGCCCGGATCCCCGTCATAGACCAGCGCCGGCGTGGAAAGCTCCCCGGTTCCCGGTCGGTCCGTCTCCGCAGCCGCCACCCCTGTCCCCAGGGTACAGACCAGCAGGGTCCCCACCACCAGGCTCCCGATCTTCTTACCAAAATTCCACAAGGATAACGCCTCCCAGCATTTGCTCCAGCAATTGAATCAATTTAAAGTATAGTACGCAGAAACCGTCCTTGCAAGTTCCTTCTTTCTGCCACAGGAGCCCGGAATATGATATAATCGTAGGGAAAGTTTTCTACCCCCGAGGTAAAGGAGTTGTCATACCATGGAACCCAATCCTGAACAAAAACAGCCGGAACAGCAGCCGGAAACAGAAAAAGCCGAAGAACCGGAAGTAATCGTCCCAGAAAAAGAAGAGCTGGAAGAGGAAGCCGCAGCGGAAGAGGCAGAAGAAACCGCAGAAGCCAAAACAGCCGAGCAGACGGACGCTGCCGCAGCCTCCGCCGAAAGCCAGACGGAACAGGCCGCCAAAGACGCCGAAGTGGTGGATCAGCCGGCAGAAGTACCGGAAAAGCCCCTGCTGCAGGCCAAACAGTCCCTGATGTATTTCTTCTGGCCCCTGATCCTGACCATCCTGTACGTGCCTGCGGGCGTCATCTGGATCGCCGTCCGGTACCTGAAGTACAAATCCCAGGGCATGGTGCTCACCAACAAACGGCTGGTGATTTTGAAGGGTCTGTTCAAGAAGAAGCAGTTCATGTTCTCCCTGGACCTGGCCGCCAAAGCCATCGTCACCCAGGGCTTCCTGGGCAGAAAAGCCGGTTATGGTACTGTCAGCATCATCTACCAGAAAAAGGAATATTCCTTCGACTACGTCCGGGATCCCCAGGCCTTCGTGGAAGCATGCAAGAAGGCGTATGAGGATACGCAGGACTCAGTCACTAGTCACTAGTTAACAGTCACTAGCTAAAGGAAAGAACCCGCCCCAATTTTGGGACGGGTTCTTTTTGAATGTAAAAAACAGGATCAGCGTTTTACGGGCATTTTTTCATAGATCTTGCTCAGGCGCTCCAGTGCTTCTTCCAGAGTCTTTTTGTTCTTGGCGAAGTGGAGACGCATGTATTTGTTGATGGGTTCGTGGAAGAAGGCGGAACCGGGCACGGCCCCCACCGTCAGGTAATCGTGGATCTTCCAGGTTCTATTACCCGATCAGCTTCTTAACGGCTGCCAGGACACCGTCGAAGTTGATGGCATGGGTCACTTCCGGAACGTATTCCACGTAGGTCACCTTGTCGTTCTTGTCGATGACCACCACGCCCCGGGCTTCCAGCCGCAGGCCTTCCATCAGGAAGCCGTAGTTCGTGCCGAAGGAGGCATCCCGGTGATCGGACAGGGTCACCACGTTCTTCACACCGGCAGCGCCGCACCAGCGGGCCTGGGCAAAGGGCAGGTCCATGGAAATGGTCAGGACCACCACATCGTCGGACAGTCCGGTCACATCCTTGTTGAACCAGCGAGTCTGGGCATCGCATACACCCGTATCCAGGCTGGGTACCACAGAGATCACTTTGATCTTGCCTTCATAATCCTTCAGGGTCTTTTCTGCCAGGCTGTTATCCACAACCTTGAAATCGGGAGCCTGCTGCCCCACTTTGATTTCCGGTCCAGCCAGGGTCACAGGGTTCCCCGCAAAAGTCACAGTCCGTTTTTCCATGTTCCATTCCTCCTATATGATAAGCATAATTTTCAAATCCATATCCGTTCATCGGATGGATACAGTATATCATTTTAATAATAATTCGTAAAGAGTTTTTGCATTGAATTTACAAAGAGTTGCGTAAAGCGGGTCCATCAGGGCAATCGACCCTTACGGACCGGGTGCTTATGTGGGGATAAAGTAAGAGACCACCGCTTGCGCGATGGTCTCTTTTTTCTATTGGAATTTGACAGGATGGATTACATCATGCCGGGCATGCCGCCGCCCATGGCAGGGGCACCTGCAGCC
This region of Acidaminococcus timonensis genomic DNA includes:
- a CDS encoding nucleoside hydrolase gives rise to the protein MWNFGKKIGSLVVGTLLVCTLGTGVAAAETDRPGTGELSTPALVYDGDPGSDDAFALFLLKQNGKVPDLVLSTFGNAPEKQTYANAALVTRALDMKVTVLPGADRPYKGKKWKNGKDGFNGEDGLYGISEAWRKKLGLSRNQMESSGDLALTKKQLKQRHHITYLATGPLSTLADLLQDPDIKSRIDRVWIVGGNLWEDPGDPEEEANFSRDPRAVEQVLKSGLDITLFPLDLTSSQIVDEPEIQKLAGYGTYPEFLELLRGNQAAHAQRGMENAAVLHDIFPVLYLLDAGKFTGEDKKLAVDTRTGALTEAPDGATVHVVLGVNPRTQWRALERAFQNH
- a CDS encoding PH domain-containing protein codes for the protein MEPNPEQKQPEQQPETEKAEEPEVIVPEKEELEEEAAAEEAEETAEAKTAEQTDAAAASAESQTEQAAKDAEVVDQPAEVPEKPLLQAKQSLMYFFWPLILTILYVPAGVIWIAVRYLKYKSQGMVLTNKRLVILKGLFKKKQFMFSLDLAAKAIVTQGFLGRKAGYGTVSIIYQKKEYSFDYVRDPQAFVEACKKAYEDTQDSVTSH
- the tpx gene encoding thiol peroxidase — its product is MEKRTVTFAGNPVTLAGPEIKVGQQAPDFKVVDNSLAEKTLKDYEGKIKVISVVPSLDTGVCDAQTRWFNKDVTGLSDDVVVLTISMDLPFAQARWCGAAGVKNVVTLSDHRDASFGTNYGFLMEGLRLEARGVVVIDKNDKVTYVEYVPEVTHAINFDGVLAAVKKLIG